The genomic region atagtttaaggttttttttttttaaaataaaatagagatcAATTACAGATATAAGGCAATTGCACTACAAGTTGAGACCCCATCAATTTGAACTTGCTCAATAATATCTGTAGGAATTTCCTTGAACTTGATAAATCCATACGGATTCTTTTACATTGCACCAGCCAACATGTGAGCTGTAGCATTAATTTCTCTTGCTACCTTCTATAAAACCACTTGGCACTTTCTACTACTAAGTTCATTTATTCTAATCACTAAATCCCTATTCGACTTACCACAAGAATTGTTTGAGATTGCGAGAATAGTTTAAGCGTTTTTAAGTGTGAAATAGAGTGATTGTGCTTTAGTTTAGTTGGTATtgttgttattaaattattttataaattggtatttaaattatatatatttttcattttggtatctaattttgttttgtatCGTAAGTGGTACCTAAACTATTCTTCTCTTACCCATTTTATATCAAAATGTTATACTAACGtgataatttattattagttgGAACTTTTAGGAACGAACTTGGAAAATGAGTGTAGTTTAGGTACTAATTTGTGGGTTAAGCCCTTTTAGATATAGATTTAACAGCTGGACTAACAGAGGTACCaacttgagaagaaaaaaatagtttaagtatCACTTGTGACTCCAAAAAAAAGGCACAAAAATAGGAAAAACGAGTataatttaggtaccaatttgtGGATTAAGCCTTGTTATTACAACAATAAAGAGGCAGTAGGCTCGAGCATACTTAAACATGTACTTCTTCGAAATAAAAAtcttacttaaaaattaagctgagaagataattagattattaaaaactatattaagGCTAATAAAGTAccaattaatttgtaaaaaggataaaaataataatttacatcttaaatatatattgctttcttttctcaaacttttaaaagcattttatttgcataaagtGCTTAGTATTAATCGATTAtttaaagttgaaataaaattatctaaaccaatttttattgttaaaatactaaaatatgataaattacaTCAATATTTTGGTGATTACTTTTCAAAATGCTTAGAATTATTTATAGTCTCTCATTTATCCTTATATAATAAGATAAATGTGTTttagcgcactcgaacccacgttcTCCTAACAATAATGTCGATACTAACTAAACTAAGACTTAGTCAGCTTTAAGGAAACTCTAAAATGAAAGTTAATACCAATTTGTTTGGATATTCATTGTATTATTacaaatgttttatattatttctctaattttaataggatttatatttaatttattcaaagtgTATATATTTAgtgaataaaatgataaattattaaaataaattcattttgatttaattattttaaggaaATTATTTGGTACACTGCTAGTGAAATTTTTAGACTTCACAAGCGAGTTAGGGGTTAACAAGTGCCCTATaggagtatagtaaaatattttaaaaaagagacaTGTCAAATTTTTAAGACCActgtagaataaaaaaatacactaCTAAGTATCAAATATTGATCCTTATTTTAAACGCGTTGTATTTTAATTCACTAATTGTATTTAGAATTATATAAGATGAAGttaaaaaactatatattttaggGATGCCATATCAGCATATATCACTTTCATTCAAGGCATGATAGTTTTATTACACATCATATGTAAtagttaagtaattaattaatgatgtaattgacttttcttttaaaaaaattatgcatcATATTTTTAGTGGAAGTGATATATATATCGGGGTCactaaattatacaattttttatatgatcaatatattaaatttaaatgttgatGCTAGTTTTCAATAAGGAAGAAGGTAAGGAAGAGAAGGCGGCTAAGAGGAGTGTTGGTTCACCTGTGATAGGTGGAGAGCCGGAGTTCAAGTGCTGAGGGAGAAGGAGAAGGTGAAGGAGGAAGAGACTAGGTTGATACTTAGGTTTTTCTTAGGGAAGAAGGGACATCATTAGTCCCTTGTGCTTTGGGGCTTATATAGAGAGGTAACCCATTCTCTTTAGTGCCACATAGCCAACAATACAAGGAATCTACATGACCGTGTGGTGGCTAAGTGATGGGGTCGTTACAAGTAAGCTGTCACCATATAATGTACTGTGTAGTGACATTCTCATTCATGAGGCTATACAAAGTTGTTAAGACTCAATGGTCCCTACAAAAGATGTGTAGGGAGTAGTACGCTAATGATTCCCCCATACCTCAGGAGATGCATAGCAAGTCCGCTCCAAGCTAATTCAGATATAATATGCGAAGAGTTCTTCACGAACCATCGTAAGTGAGGTTGTATGCAGGCATTTCCTCACAGAAGGTCTTCTATGGGCTATTTCATGTTTTTTGTATGATACTTGCAGTGGTAAGGGcaaacataataatttttactcTCACTCcctcaatttaatttatatgattatattaGTCAAATGGAAAAATATACATAAGAAAGATTACAATTTACGAAAGGTAGAATGTAAAAAAAGTAGGGCTAAAAAGTAAAGGCACGAAACGGCAGTTGTTGTCGTTTGAAGGAGAGGAGAGCCGCCACCACAACATCTACGTGTAAGTTTGCATGAAAATGTCAATTGTAAATTTGCTTTTTCATAAGGGCATTATCGTCCTTCAATTTAAATCAATATGGAAACTCCACCAAGGAAGCCTGAAGCGGGATTTCCATCCAAAAAtggtttttaaatgaaaaaatattaaagatgttgttgttgttttattattattttaataattaaattagtgtgtaattactaattttttttgtaatcgTAATtacacattattttaataataaattttcacttaattatACTTAATTAGAGTATCCCAATTTATAATAACAACTGAGAATTAAAGAAActatctatttatatttattttaaatattttattaaattaataatactagttaattcaacccaactcaattatgaaattattaaaatatttttcacatcCAATTAAATTTGGGTTAGTATACAAATTCGCCActatattttagttttgttgatacttttaaattaatggtaaatttaccaCTCCACTTCAacactatattaaaatttgtttatttgagtgaattttgaaattaaagtttaattttaattaaattttactattcaattttaatttaaattaatcttagttaaatccaaattaaaatgttttatttaaataattaactaattaacataatgttagctattaataaaattgttatttatagaaaataaagtatttttctatattttaaaaatttcaagtctTCCttccattaaattaaaatccgaaattaatatataattttagtaattttataaaataacttatCGTTGactcttaaaataaaaatatttgaaatactattttctcattaaaatttatttttaaatcattaaaattagtatctaatttaaaaatcaaatttaatgaaaaattaattaaaatttaaagtttagtcTATCAAATAAAAGCAGTTTTAGAgtatataatatcaattaaaataaaatatagtgacaagttttaatatttatatttttataagaatattttatctttttcataataaattaataaaacttaaaccGAAACACTAATgtgaattttaatgaatatatttaCTACATAATCATAAATCTTGTctaatttctttatatttttattacaactTTTCTAAAGGATGCCTTAAAACCGCTTTATCTAAAAATTTGTGtctgaaaaaatattaatttgattttatttatagaGAGATAAAAGGGTTTTGTCCTTCATTCATATATgcattcaaaagttttttttctcttctctgactctctctctctctcataaaaaaatttttcttgttttgtttcaaattataaccgactcttttattttcttttctttgttgatgACTATTGAGATGATGgagcaagaaaaagaaaaaggaataaaaggAAGGTTGTTATGCCATTAATGGTGAATTCAATAACTCTCCTCAAAGTAGAACAAAAAgagcaagaagaagaagaagaagcttagCTATAGCTTGGCCTTGGCCTTGGCCTTGTTATTTTCATGGCTACCAGTAGAAGCAACATGAATCACTCCATCCAACTAGaccatcaccatcatcatcaaaaTCAAGACCATCATCAAAGTCATCAGATTCCTTATGCAATGATGcaatcatcttcatcatcttccatCCCTGCAAACTTCgtgtaaacttttttttttgttctttttaactataaaaaaactaaacccagAATCAACCTTTCTTCATcctctagttttttttttttttgaataagcaGAAGCAAAGAAACTGGAGCTTACGATTTAGGCGAATTAGATCAAGCCCTTTTTCTCTACCTTGATGGACAAGACCCTTCCACTATTCAAGACCAAAGACGTGAGTGTTTTTATTTCCTGCATCTCCTGTCTTGTTTTTTGTTTGGTCACAAGAAAAACATGTTCATGTTTTCAAACAGATTAAATTTCCCAGAACTTTCTTTGACCAGATCCTTACagaaacaaaacccaaaaactaaagaaagaattcaaagaaaaataatttctttttatttattatagcTTTGGACCATGACTTGTAACAAACACCTCTTTATGATCATGAAttccttgaaaaaaaaaaagaatctctTTACATGTACTGCCAAGTGTACGTTTAAGGGGTATGGGTTTTGTTTGCCTTTCCCCCCCTCTTTTCGATGGAACAAAGCTACAAATGGATGATGCATGACGATCcctatgtgtttttttttcttacatcTCTTGTCTTTGTCTcccttccttttcttttgggTCTTTTTTGAATAATCAGTTTCTTTTATAAATGCAGATCATAGCTCTGGAATAAAGCCTCCTACTCTCAACATTTTCCCTTCACAGCCTATGCACGTTGAACCACCATCATCaacaaaagtaaataaaactttatatatattgatcTACAGCTTTTATGGTAAgtagaaattatatatatttaattttcaaagtgGGTTTGTTTTTGTATTTGGTATAGACAAGTAGAGGATTAGTTTCTCCATCAACTAGTGGTTCAAAAAGACCATCAGAGCCGTCCATGGAGTTGGCCAACCCCAGAACTGATAATATTGCTTCAGCTTCTGCTCCAAATCAGCCACCTAAAGCTGTCAAGGTATGATTGGCTCCCTTGCATCAtcttattgaaaaagaaaactgagATTCccatgttttttattattattttgtttggaaTCTATTGTAACACTGCATGTCTTAATTTAGCAGCGTGAGGGGAATCGAAAAGGACCAACAACTTCAAGTTCAGAACAGGAAGGACCCAAAACACCAGACCCTAAGGTGAGACACTTTGACTCTCTTTTTATAGACATTCAATTATATTGAACCaccatattgtaattttttttggagCAGACACTGAGAAGACTTGCTCAGAATAGAGAGGCAGCAAGGAAAAGCAGACTGAGAAAAAAGGTCagcttgtaaaatgaattaattactaCCTACTGGTACTGCTTTCTTTGCTACTAATTTTCTTGGGTTTTTAAACACAGGCTTATGTTCAGCAATTAGAGTCAAGTAGGATTAGGCTTACCCAACTGGAGCAAGAACTTCAAAGAGCCAGGGCTCAAGTGAGAGCATTAAACCACCCATAgttcattttatatcatctgttttataatataattgaaATCTTTTCTTTTAGGGCATGTTTTTTGGTGGTGGTAATATGTTGGGAGGAGAACAAGGGCTTCCTGTTGGAATTAACAACATAAGCTCAGGTTGTGTACTACTATAAatgatctctctctctctctctctctttcgtatatattataaagtgaaatatgttttattatggtGCAGAGGCTGCAGTGTTTGACATGGAGTATGGAAGATGGGTAGAAGAACACCATCGACTGATGTGTGAGCTACGAGCAGCGGTACAAGAGCACTTACCGGAGAACGAGCTCCGGATGTACGTGGACAACTGCTTAGCACATTTCGACGAGGTGATGAACCTAAAAGGCATGGCGGCCAAAACCGATGTGTTTCACCTTGTGTC from Gossypium raimondii isolate GPD5lz chromosome 1, ASM2569854v1, whole genome shotgun sequence harbors:
- the LOC105786219 gene encoding bZIP transcription factor TGA10 isoform X1 — encoded protein: MATSRSNMNHSIQLDHHHHHQNQDHHQSHQIPYAMMQSSSSSSIPANFVSKETGAYDLGELDQALFLYLDGQDPSTIQDQRHHSSGIKPPTLNIFPSQPMHVEPPSSTKTSRGLVSPSTSGSKRPSEPSMELANPRTDNIASASAPNQPPKAVKQREGNRKGPTTSSSEQEGPKTPDPKTLRRLAQNREAARKSRLRKKAYVQQLESSRIRLTQLEQELQRARAQGMFFGGGNMLGGEQGLPVGINNISSEAAVFDMEYGRWVEEHHRLMCELRAAVQEHLPENELRMYVDNCLAHFDEVMNLKGMAAKTDVFHLVSGMWKTPAERCFMWIAGFRPSHLIKVILNQIEPLTEQQIMGICALQQSTQEAEEALSQGLEALNQSLSDIIISDSLSCPSNMSNYMGQMAIAINKLSTLEGFVRQADNLRHQAIHRLHQILTIRQAARCLLAIAEYFHRLRALSSLWLARPRQEQ
- the LOC105786219 gene encoding bZIP transcription factor TGA10 isoform X2, with amino-acid sequence MATSRSNMNHSIQLDHHHHHQNQDHHQSHQIPYAMMQSSSSSSIPANFVSKETGAYDLGELDQALFLYLDGQDPSTIQDQRHHSSGIKPPTLNIFPSQPMHVEPPSSTKTSRGLVSPSTSGSKRPSEPSMELANPRTDNIASASAPNQPPKAVKREGNRKGPTTSSSEQEGPKTPDPKTLRRLAQNREAARKSRLRKKAYVQQLESSRIRLTQLEQELQRARAQGMFFGGGNMLGGEQGLPVGINNISSEAAVFDMEYGRWVEEHHRLMCELRAAVQEHLPENELRMYVDNCLAHFDEVMNLKGMAAKTDVFHLVSGMWKTPAERCFMWIAGFRPSHLIKVILNQIEPLTEQQIMGICALQQSTQEAEEALSQGLEALNQSLSDIIISDSLSCPSNMSNYMGQMAIAINKLSTLEGFVRQADNLRHQAIHRLHQILTIRQAARCLLAIAEYFHRLRALSSLWLARPRQEQ